DNA from bacterium:
GGTAAATGACGACCAATACTTTTTATAAAGAGGGCTGATTTCCAACATATTAAAGTCACCTGCGATCAAAACTGCATCATGCGATTCGATCCACTCTGATATAAAACCAGATTCCTTCTTCTGTAATTCTGCCACTCTTCTGACCTCTGATACCCCGCCCATTTTATTATCGATAACAGCCTCTAACCCATCTCTCGGAGTCTCTAAATGTACATTGAAGAAATTTATATATCCGTTGTTTTCTCCTTCTAATTCCAACTCATATTTTGCAACCATCTCTCCACGGCCGCCTAACATGCTCCTGTTCTTTACGTCAACATTCCTTATCTTCAAACGGCTCGCCAGCCCTAAATATTGCTGAAAAGATAAATACCACCCTTCATCCTGGGGCAGTATAAGCTTTAATGCATTTTGGCTGTCAGTATAAACCTCCTGAAACGCAATGATATCAGGCTCGACTTTCGCAATAAACTCAGCTAAAGAAGTTGCATCAACATTAGTACCGAGATTAAAGGTCATAATCCTAAGCTGGTCCTGTGCGTTTTGAGCCTTTTGCCATGGTACAGAAAAAGGCACATTAAATCCCATAATGCAAAAGAAAATCACAGCAAAAGAGACAATATTTACTATAAGTATACCTGTCTTTCTTACAAATAGCCAAATTATAAAAAGGAACCCAAGAGGAAAATAAAGTACCCAAAGGGGCGCCATCTGGAATAGATTAGCCAACCACCCCAATCTTGCCGGCCAATACGGGCTAGCCCATAAAACACAAAGTATCCCAAGATACAATACGGAAAATAACCAAAGTAATGATTTTACTGATTTCATAAAACCCCTTCCTCAATATAAGCAAGGAAATGCCCGCTTGAGCGAAAATTCTGATTAAAGTGTTTCCTGGAACCTAAAAATGCGCTCTTTATGCCGCGCCGAAATATTCTTTTACCTGCATCAAGGTAATCTTTTCTTGTATAACCGCTGATTTTATACCCGTATCCAAATGCATGCACGATAAGTAAATTTAAATCAGGATGTGCACCTTTAGATTTTTGTGCATCTGCAGTTGTATAATAAAAGGAATCCCCTTCTGATGTAAGCCCTTCTTTCATAAG
Protein-coding regions in this window:
- a CDS encoding endonuclease/exonuclease/phosphatase family protein, with protein sequence MKSVKSLLWLFSVLYLGILCVLWASPYWPARLGWLANLFQMAPLWVLYFPLGFLFIIWLFVRKTGILIVNIVSFAVIFFCIMGFNVPFSVPWQKAQNAQDQLRIMTFNLGTNVDATSLAEFIAKVEPDIIAFQEVYTDSQNALKLILPQDEGWYLSFQQYLGLASRLKIRNVDVKNRSMLGGRGEMVAKYELELEGENNGYINFFNVHLETPRDGLEAVIDNKMGGVSEVRRVAELQKKESGFISEWIESHDAVLIAGDFNMLEISPLYKKYWSSFT